A region of Hymenobacter tibetensis DNA encodes the following proteins:
- a CDS encoding PGAP1-like alpha/beta domain-containing protein encodes MVKIGADGTAGTLFSVARSSGQNFSFRLQENPSNDSSGPLADAAGYLVPILPTSSAAEAIYHHPAFVNDTGAHKDLHLQVVDNATATVLGNYPIQAVRPPLLLVHGLWSTGEEAFLGLRTKLVEDGLYESPEQIRYADYPADQSFAANASRFKSHVSASLQNYSNQKISVSKVDLVGHSMGGLLSRQYIQGPDYRQDVNRLITLNTPHSGSPIPNFINSLSTTARVGLVGALIFLGYDPTNGAVADLSYNSPAIARLNASPNTKGVGLHTITTYVTLTPQLPVEQLLNGQFSWGGLLVGWMALTNPERARDINAYLFNSVYHNYSDLIVGQNSQRGGLGAPYTNNLNDFPNQWHSSGSSPTVQNEIKALLLAKSNSAQPMYPFTTGNLIPPVISSVFPREALATMPTVNPSSTLRITSPTRGTIATDLDSIQVTVAASADVTRVLLLCATGTPEIASKLLPGAGGTTYIKVPKHGLGRLKITALAFADSIYVQSDTLTTRLTTLATLTGLRVEPNLVYTSVGDSTPVRVTGMYSDGVYRNILGQPSITFTFPSGNARTRRNGWVVGVRAGLDSMRVAYAGRTVTKLVQVVAPLPLAAASFTAPSHAVQVWPNPAQRTVRVRGGSGSINILDLVGRVVCAHPPVHLDEEAILDLQGVPPGTYIVRVGAATRRLLVN; translated from the coding sequence ATGGTTAAAATAGGAGCCGATGGTACTGCGGGCACCCTTTTCAGCGTGGCTCGTAGCAGCGGTCAGAACTTCTCGTTTCGTTTACAAGAAAACCCCAGCAATGATTCAAGCGGTCCCCTAGCCGACGCGGCAGGATACCTCGTCCCGATTCTTCCTACGTCTAGCGCAGCGGAAGCCATATACCACCATCCTGCCTTTGTGAATGATACCGGGGCGCATAAAGACTTGCATTTGCAAGTAGTAGATAATGCTACTGCCACCGTGTTGGGCAATTATCCTATCCAAGCGGTGCGCCCACCACTGTTACTAGTGCACGGCCTTTGGTCGACCGGGGAAGAGGCGTTCCTGGGGCTGCGCACCAAGCTCGTGGAAGACGGCTTATATGAAAGTCCAGAACAGATTAGGTACGCCGATTACCCCGCCGACCAAAGTTTTGCCGCCAATGCATCCCGGTTTAAGTCTCATGTAAGCGCCAGCCTGCAGAACTACTCAAACCAAAAAATCTCTGTCTCGAAGGTTGACCTCGTCGGGCATAGCATGGGCGGCCTGCTCAGTCGGCAGTATATCCAAGGCCCTGACTACCGCCAGGATGTAAACCGGCTGATTACCCTCAACACGCCGCATAGCGGCAGCCCAATTCCTAACTTCATAAACAGCCTCTCCACCACAGCACGCGTTGGCCTTGTTGGGGCGTTGATTTTTCTAGGCTATGACCCGACCAATGGCGCTGTAGCCGATTTAAGCTACAACAGCCCCGCCATAGCTCGTCTCAACGCCTCGCCCAACACCAAAGGGGTAGGCCTGCATACCATTACTACCTACGTCACCTTAACCCCTCAACTACCCGTTGAGCAGCTACTCAATGGGCAATTCAGTTGGGGTGGGCTGCTTGTGGGCTGGATGGCGTTGACTAACCCGGAGCGCGCGCGCGACATCAACGCATATTTGTTCAACTCCGTGTACCACAACTACAGTGATTTGATCGTGGGGCAGAACAGCCAACGCGGCGGACTTGGAGCGCCGTATACCAACAACCTCAACGATTTTCCAAATCAATGGCACAGTTCGGGCAGTTCGCCAACTGTCCAAAACGAAATCAAAGCCTTGCTGCTAGCCAAAAGCAATAGCGCGCAACCAATGTACCCATTTACGACGGGCAACCTCATCCCCCCAGTCATTAGCAGCGTATTTCCTCGCGAAGCCCTCGCTACGATGCCCACCGTAAACCCCTCCTCCACGCTCCGTATCACGTCGCCGACTCGCGGCACGATCGCCACCGACCTAGACAGCATACAGGTGACGGTTGCAGCCAGCGCAGATGTGACGCGGGTGCTGCTGTTATGCGCTACCGGCACGCCAGAGATAGCCAGCAAATTGCTGCCGGGCGCCGGTGGAACGACCTACATCAAGGTGCCAAAGCATGGGCTCGGCCGGCTGAAAATCACTGCATTGGCTTTTGCCGATTCCATCTACGTGCAGTCTGATACCCTGACCACCCGGTTGACAACTCTTGCCACGCTCACCGGCCTGCGTGTTGAGCCAAACTTGGTATACACCAGCGTAGGCGACAGCACGCCAGTCCGCGTCACGGGGATGTACTCGGACGGAGTGTACCGCAACATACTCGGCCAACCAAGCATCACGTTCACCTTTCCCAGCGGTAATGCTCGCACGCGTCGTAACGGCTGGGTCGTCGGGGTACGCGCTGGCCTGGATTCTATGCGCGTAGCCTACGCGGGTCGCACTGTTACCAAGCTGGTTCAAGTGGTAGCCCCACTGCCGTTGGCAGCCGCGTCATTCACAGCACCAAGTCACGCTGTACAGGTATGGCCCAACCCAGCCCAGCGCACTGTTCGTGTCCGCGGCGGAAGCGGCTCGATCAACATACTGGATTTGGTCGGTCGTGTCGTGTGCGCACACCCCCCAGTGCATCTGGATGAAGAAGCCATATTGGACCTGCAAGGCGTTCCGCCCGGCACGTACATAGTCCGCGTTGGGGCAGCGACGCGCCGTCTGCTGGTAAACTAA
- a CDS encoding LuxR C-terminal-related transcriptional regulator, whose protein sequence is MSLPAIPNVIAQVWRYSPLYNDPDAPPSAQAEALGRRIAESLPETQALYVGDHRAGVISYVSAGVERLLGYPADRFGMLAYDLIHPDDLPLVVEASVLTNRFVAEHRIGPRYDVVLSIDFRMRHAQGHWVRVLRQNFALVWEPRGGLVAVASLLTDITAHKLTNDVQFHLNLPGFADYVRQQQLSALPVALSRREREVALLVLQGLGSQAIATHLGVSVETVKTHRRNFHRKVGSHDLGRLLRHLRADEQMD, encoded by the coding sequence ATGAGCTTACCCGCCATCCCCAACGTCATTGCGCAAGTTTGGCGTTATAGTCCTTTGTATAACGACCCGGACGCGCCCCCTTCAGCACAAGCCGAGGCGCTGGGGAGACGAATAGCCGAAAGCTTGCCGGAAACGCAGGCCCTTTACGTGGGTGACCACCGGGCTGGGGTCATTTCCTATGTATCAGCGGGCGTAGAGCGGCTGTTGGGGTACCCGGCCGACCGCTTTGGTATGTTGGCCTACGACCTCATTCACCCCGACGACCTGCCGCTGGTGGTGGAAGCATCGGTGCTCACTAACCGTTTCGTGGCCGAGCACAGAATCGGGCCGCGCTACGATGTAGTACTTTCCATTGACTTTCGCATGCGCCACGCCCAGGGCCACTGGGTACGGGTGCTGAGGCAGAACTTTGCGCTGGTGTGGGAACCGCGAGGAGGGCTCGTGGCAGTAGCTTCGTTGCTTACTGATATCACGGCCCACAAGCTTACCAACGACGTGCAGTTCCACCTGAACCTACCGGGATTTGCCGATTACGTTCGGCAACAGCAGCTGTCGGCGCTGCCGGTGGCACTGAGCCGACGCGAGCGCGAAGTGGCACTGCTAGTGCTGCAGGGGCTCGGCAGCCAGGCCATTGCCACGCACTTAGGCGTGAGTGTTGAAACGGTGAAAACCCATCGCCGTAATTTTCACCGCAAGGTTGGCTCACACGACTTGGGACGGCTCTTGCGGCACCTGCGGGCCGACGAGCAGATGGACTAG
- a CDS encoding ATP-binding protein translates to MNMISNELKYRHSDRAPMVQVRSYREDGRLIVSAQDNGIVLSAAQQAQLFGLFNRLHPNLKGAGIGLYLVKKISTRPGATFR, encoded by the coding sequence ATGAACATGATCAGCAACGAACTCAAGTACCGTCACTCGGACCGAGCGCCGATGGTGCAGGTGCGTAGCTACCGCGAAGACGGTCGGCTCATAGTCAGCGCTCAGGACAATGGTATCGTCTTGAGTGCAGCCCAGCAAGCCCAGCTCTTCGGCTTGTTCAATCGCTTGCATCCCAACTTGAAAGGGGCGGGCATCGGCCTATACTTAGTAAAAAAGATTTCGACCAGGCCAGGGGCAACATTCAGGTAG
- a CDS encoding alpha/beta fold hydrolase codes for MTPHFISVLDNLSVATYEGGDPAGLPLFFLHGNSLAADIFARQFKAPELQHFRLVAFDLPGHGQSPPAPGHYGLGAMRATVLAAVQKLGLEQAVAVGHSYGGHLLLELLPNLPSLQGLVAIAPPVSTLADMEAAFPISDTRLLFYTSAITSSEAEAMARYALGPLAPASLVALLEADVLRTDGRIRSELTASIGELGDEVGNLHRTAVPLAFVTGEQDHSMRLPYFDTLMAPSRWGPSQHLIPGAGHSPFLENPLAFNTLLLQFVAATARRGAAIDS; via the coding sequence ATGACTCCACACTTCATTTCTGTACTGGACAATCTGAGCGTGGCCACTTATGAAGGTGGCGACCCGGCCGGCTTGCCGCTTTTTTTTCTGCATGGGAACTCGCTAGCCGCCGACATCTTTGCTCGCCAATTCAAGGCCCCGGAATTGCAGCATTTCCGCTTGGTAGCCTTTGACCTGCCAGGACACGGGCAGTCCCCCCCCGCGCCGGGGCACTACGGCCTTGGTGCCATGCGGGCCACGGTTCTTGCCGCAGTGCAGAAGTTAGGGCTGGAACAGGCTGTGGCCGTAGGGCACTCCTATGGCGGCCACCTTCTGTTGGAGTTACTGCCGAACTTGCCCTCGTTGCAAGGGTTAGTGGCGATAGCGCCTCCGGTAAGTACCTTGGCCGATATGGAAGCAGCGTTTCCAATTAGTGATACGCGACTACTTTTTTATACGAGCGCCATAACATCATCAGAGGCCGAGGCGATGGCCCGTTACGCATTGGGGCCGTTAGCTCCAGCCTCACTGGTGGCATTGCTTGAGGCCGACGTTTTACGAACTGACGGCCGGATCCGATCGGAACTCACTGCCAGTATCGGTGAGCTAGGTGACGAAGTGGGCAACCTACACCGCACGGCTGTGCCGCTGGCATTTGTAACGGGTGAACAGGACCACTCCATGCGCTTACCCTACTTCGACACCTTGATGGCACCCAGTCGCTGGGGACCGTCCCAGCACCTGATTCCGGGTGCCGGCCATTCGCCTTTTCTGGAGAATCCGCTGGCCTTTAACACGCTGTTGCTGCAATTCGTCGCTGCTACGGCGCGGCGGGGTGCTGCAATTGATTCGTAA
- a CDS encoding DUF4238 domain-containing protein: protein MTNKEKQHYVPKFFLRRFSYQGDERTIGVYNPRTNLFVPRAPLRSQAYRSYFYGKDGILEDELSEVEGVTAELLRRITAIEYPIKSGSADHFSLLVHLMLSDLRTAGAIDRLKALSDNMLDKLFEGQERRPREVQNLEPTTSEDTLKLAMNSLKLSVEFCQDLEIRIIRNTTSTPFITCDDPVLRYNQLLEKYPEVYGSITGTTHVGLQLLLPLDARTLLLAYDSRYYKVGVTRNVQVIECTPEDVDNVNLLSVMSCEQVVFFNEHTYQAYLVKLTQRAARFPRANQWMVTRLYSSHRHGKEEHWTEQEPAISSEMLLHSYTTSLKTNLRLSFLHFTKAGSRFKPYGNREASNMRPHCAAICQRERLNIPRGSVKFTYDD, encoded by the coding sequence ATGACTAATAAGGAGAAACAACACTATGTGCCCAAGTTTTTCTTGCGCCGTTTTTCTTATCAAGGCGATGAGCGGACCATTGGGGTTTATAATCCGCGCACTAACTTGTTTGTGCCACGGGCTCCCTTACGAAGTCAAGCTTACCGGTCGTATTTCTACGGTAAGGATGGAATATTAGAGGATGAGTTAAGTGAAGTAGAGGGAGTAACGGCAGAACTGCTGCGGCGAATAACCGCCATTGAATACCCTATTAAGAGCGGTAGCGCCGACCACTTTTCTTTACTAGTTCACCTAATGCTGTCTGACTTACGCACAGCGGGAGCGATAGACCGGCTAAAAGCTCTATCCGACAATATGTTGGACAAACTTTTCGAAGGCCAAGAGCGAAGACCACGTGAAGTGCAAAACTTAGAGCCGACTACTAGTGAGGATACTTTGAAACTGGCCATGAATTCTCTCAAGCTTAGTGTAGAGTTTTGTCAAGATTTGGAGATCAGGATTATTCGAAACACTACCTCTACGCCATTTATTACTTGCGACGACCCAGTACTACGTTACAATCAACTACTAGAGAAATATCCTGAAGTGTATGGCAGCATCACAGGGACTACGCACGTAGGCCTGCAATTGCTGCTACCCCTTGACGCACGCACCCTTTTGTTAGCTTACGATAGCCGATACTACAAAGTAGGAGTCACGCGCAACGTGCAGGTAATCGAATGCACGCCAGAAGACGTCGACAATGTTAATCTGCTATCGGTAATGAGCTGTGAACAGGTAGTATTCTTTAATGAACACACCTACCAAGCTTATTTAGTTAAGTTGACACAACGAGCAGCTCGGTTTCCAAGGGCTAATCAGTGGATGGTTACTAGATTATATAGCTCTCATAGGCATGGCAAGGAAGAGCATTGGACTGAACAAGAACCAGCTATTTCTAGTGAAATGCTTTTGCATTCCTATACTACGTCATTAAAGACTAATCTACGCCTATCCTTCTTGCATTTTACCAAAGCGGGCAGCCGGTTCAAGCCTTATGGCAACCGTGAAGCAAGTAACATGCGGCCACATTGTGCGGCTATTTGTCAACGCGAACGACTAAACATACCACGCGGATCAGTTAAATTCACCTACGATGATTAG
- a CDS encoding AAA family ATPase → MSISTIFDSTLELPTQALVDRAKALIGFDDRFTQIHFNLKLLLDPGGLSVWSQKYHQQELPILRSLTDRHPLIILEGDAGTGKTVSAEVIANKMLIELGKTGFFMKLSTRVRGDGVHGQMAKLVNQAFEELKKVAGQKRIAFLFIDEADAIATTRATAQMHQEEKAAVNTLIQKIDDTRELVGRAIVFLATNRLHFLDEAIVRRAAVIMKFERPTEKERKALLTQELTGVQLSAKEIDELVSLTSAEQNDGVGFSFSDLRLRLLPAAIALAYPDGPLTFKLLRQALAKTSPSPQIK, encoded by the coding sequence ATGTCCATTTCTACTATTTTTGACAGTACCCTTGAACTTCCAACGCAGGCGCTTGTCGACCGGGCCAAAGCCCTCATTGGATTTGATGATCGCTTCACACAGATTCACTTCAACTTAAAGCTGTTGCTGGACCCGGGGGGATTAAGTGTTTGGAGTCAAAAGTATCACCAGCAGGAGTTGCCTATTCTTCGTTCGTTGACTGACAGGCATCCTCTGATTATTTTGGAAGGTGACGCGGGCACAGGCAAAACTGTATCGGCTGAAGTCATCGCTAACAAGATGCTCATTGAATTGGGCAAAACCGGGTTCTTCATGAAGCTAAGTACCCGCGTGCGTGGCGACGGCGTTCATGGGCAGATGGCGAAGCTAGTCAACCAAGCTTTCGAGGAGTTGAAGAAGGTGGCCGGCCAGAAACGAATTGCTTTCCTCTTTATTGATGAAGCTGACGCCATTGCTACAACTCGCGCCACGGCCCAGATGCACCAAGAAGAAAAAGCGGCTGTCAATACGTTGATTCAGAAAATTGATGACACACGCGAGCTAGTTGGTCGAGCCATTGTCTTTCTAGCTACCAACCGATTGCACTTCTTGGACGAAGCTATTGTGCGCCGCGCCGCAGTCATTATGAAATTCGAGCGTCCAACGGAGAAGGAGCGAAAAGCGCTACTCACGCAAGAATTGACAGGTGTGCAGCTGTCAGCTAAGGAAATTGACGAGTTAGTATCTCTAACCAGTGCTGAGCAGAATGATGGTGTTGGTTTCTCCTTTTCCGATCTACGGTTACGTTTACTTCCTGCCGCTATTGCATTGGCTTACCCTGATGGACCATTAACATTTAAGTTGCTACGCCAAGCATTGGCCAAAACCAGCCCAAGTCCACAAATCAAGTAA
- a CDS encoding HORMA-1 domain-containing protein, which yields MSTFTQTTTRTTTDVQKTFQGFKADMGMIAMRTGKWTQEKVDFYFHDVLKLAEQFYLKRVDIILHNTLTGDPIRVATYTVNNDGSAMEGGRAGGNDWPNQTNTHLSLLLHYTTEWGKLTPAQQSDFRSKLNANWSPSTINSNYPNLTREAAQLYATNGYELQKQNLK from the coding sequence ATGAGCACTTTTACGCAAACCACTACGCGCACCACCACGGATGTGCAAAAAACCTTTCAGGGTTTTAAAGCAGACATGGGCATGATAGCTATGCGCACGGGCAAATGGACGCAAGAGAAAGTAGATTTCTACTTTCATGACGTGCTGAAGCTCGCAGAACAATTTTATCTGAAGCGCGTCGACATCATTCTACACAACACCCTGACTGGTGATCCTATTCGAGTAGCCACCTACACCGTTAACAACGATGGATCGGCAATGGAAGGTGGCAGAGCTGGCGGCAATGATTGGCCCAACCAAACTAACACTCACCTCTCTTTGCTTCTTCATTACACAACGGAATGGGGAAAGCTAACGCCTGCGCAGCAAAGCGATTTTAGGAGCAAGCTCAACGCGAACTGGTCGCCTTCTACCATCAATAGCAACTACCCCAACTTAACTCGAGAGGCGGCACAGCTTTACGCCACTAACGGGTACGAACTTCAAAAACAAAACCTAAAGTAA
- a CDS encoding helix-turn-helix transcriptional regulator, translated as MASATESLADHYWAPSSPGYPAPPAALRLLWPQLGATLLMTQFACVFDHDRQDVVWVSAGAKFLLGELPAADAFGWTWFADRLHPADAPAVIAALAMLREHLCGRCPPPGFQFSLDYRLRHARGHFCRVLHQVMPLGTGPLSLLLFTDLTHHKLTHEVRVHANWVQSLPTPGTPALRPRQREVLALVVAGYTSRQIAHQLGLRESTVKAHRRNLHRKIPSRNIHALLAYLQPADRLSPDRESA; from the coding sequence TTGGCATCCGCTACTGAATCCCTCGCCGACCATTATTGGGCTCCTAGCTCCCCCGGCTACCCGGCCCCACCCGCAGCCCTACGCCTCCTGTGGCCACAATTGGGCGCGACGTTGCTTATGACGCAATTTGCCTGCGTGTTTGATCACGACCGCCAAGACGTGGTGTGGGTAAGTGCAGGCGCGAAGTTCTTACTGGGCGAACTTCCTGCCGCCGATGCCTTCGGGTGGACCTGGTTTGCCGACCGCTTGCACCCAGCCGATGCCCCAGCGGTAATAGCGGCCCTGGCCATGCTGCGCGAACATCTGTGCGGCCGCTGCCCGCCGCCTGGCTTTCAGTTTTCCCTCGATTACCGCCTGCGCCACGCCCGCGGCCACTTCTGCCGGGTGCTGCACCAGGTGATGCCCTTGGGCACTGGCCCCCTAAGCTTGCTGTTGTTTACTGACCTCACTCACCACAAGCTCACGCACGAGGTGCGCGTGCATGCCAATTGGGTGCAGTCGCTGCCCACGCCGGGCACACCTGCCCTTAGGCCCCGCCAGCGCGAAGTGCTTGCCTTGGTAGTAGCCGGCTACACCAGCCGGCAAATTGCTCACCAACTGGGCCTGCGCGAGAGTACCGTCAAAGCCCACCGCCGCAACCTGCACCGCAAAATCCCTTCCCGCAACATCCACGCATTGCTGGCCTATCTACAGCCTGCTGACAGGCTTTCACCCGACCGTGAATCCGCCTGA
- a CDS encoding CBASS oligonucleotide cyclase, with protein sequence MELTNTRLINFINRIKLPRDSMNTYREQVNNLQEKLVDKIKNDDRTGVKISGYRIAGSWAKHTILRATGLNPIDIDLVLFVTGDESLREDIGRLHDFVVSYLEEIYPTKDIAKDVDAEGKTKAITIKFVGTGLHVDIVPVVPLEKPADYVWQPERGGGGRYHTSVTGQLAAAKTWRDKNSYYTSIVRAAKFWRNYQELDLLSSFTIELMVAHLEAHEGVSSNIEHGLLRFFRLISDSSFPVITFPRAINSVPASYTNPVFIADPTNNENNAASKLTKAGWDEVKSKALEAYETLHIARTMSDLDSTADEWKQVFGPKFNVEV encoded by the coding sequence ATGGAGTTAACCAATACTCGCCTCATTAACTTCATCAACCGTATTAAGTTACCTCGTGATAGCATGAACACTTATCGAGAGCAAGTGAATAACCTTCAGGAAAAGCTCGTCGATAAGATTAAAAATGATGACCGGACAGGAGTCAAGATTTCTGGATACCGCATAGCTGGCTCATGGGCTAAACACACCATTTTGCGAGCAACTGGGCTCAATCCCATTGATATCGACTTAGTCTTATTCGTTACTGGGGATGAATCGCTACGGGAAGACATAGGAAGGTTGCATGACTTCGTGGTGTCTTATTTAGAAGAGATTTATCCTACAAAGGATATTGCAAAGGACGTAGACGCGGAAGGTAAAACGAAAGCCATTACTATCAAATTCGTTGGCACGGGCTTACATGTAGATATTGTGCCGGTTGTACCTCTTGAAAAGCCGGCTGATTACGTCTGGCAGCCCGAGCGAGGCGGCGGTGGTCGTTACCATACCAGTGTAACAGGGCAACTGGCTGCGGCGAAAACGTGGCGTGATAAGAATAGCTATTATACATCTATTGTGCGTGCAGCCAAATTCTGGCGCAACTACCAAGAATTAGATCTGCTTTCCTCCTTCACCATCGAACTCATGGTGGCGCATCTAGAAGCACACGAAGGCGTCAGCAGCAACATTGAACATGGCTTATTACGCTTCTTTCGCCTTATAAGCGACTCGTCTTTTCCTGTAATAACCTTTCCGCGGGCCATTAATAGCGTCCCGGCTTCGTACACTAACCCAGTGTTTATTGCCGATCCGACGAACAATGAGAACAACGCAGCCAGCAAGTTGACAAAAGCAGGATGGGATGAGGTAAAAAGCAAAGCATTAGAAGCTTACGAGACCTTACACATTGCCCGAACCATGTCTGATTTGGATAGCACCGCTGATGAGTGGAAACAAGTGTTTGGTCCTAAGTTTAACGTCGAAGTATAA
- a CDS encoding PKD domain-containing protein, with amino-acid sequence MNLTYTRFRSVRQRLLLWAAGMLVGTFSCQKDEQAPTIAKPTPAVRPKADFSFTVKNPGVLPTTVGFSSSASNAASLQWSFANGTTSLETNPEAVYPAVGTYNVKLVASNQAGKDSITKQVSITLTKPKADFTFTTSNLEVLPVTITTTNTTVGAAVTYRWSFGNSSSTQLNPTTAFTSGGIYTIKLVASNAGGSDSITKQIRISPYPQAYSSFDARLLNLYAWEGANVLLLARNNTLNRATMFKWLKAMDATYAYYKLCTGRDPALNPPTYLNNRTTIADVATTCGAGCGYLGATGIELQNTYFDLTYNAINATNQYDQILFYEFGRNFWFYGGKLAYKTNDPITTGYAVFMRFMAMESAGVNGAAFGPWTFPTFRANVENLINIYLATPSLNWANTLGVGQGVPNSGLGATDLFASFCFRLRRDYGGEPFIRNLWKQAGLRPNAVTTQDAVDNFFLASCAAANKNLTAVFQLWRWPLSASAVTAASNYP; translated from the coding sequence ATGAACCTCACCTATACGCGCTTTCGGTCGGTTAGACAGCGACTGCTGCTGTGGGCAGCAGGTATGCTAGTGGGTACCTTTTCCTGTCAAAAGGATGAACAGGCACCAACCATAGCCAAACCAACTCCTGCTGTCAGGCCCAAGGCCGACTTTTCGTTTACTGTGAAAAACCCAGGTGTGCTGCCCACAACCGTCGGCTTCTCATCCTCGGCATCAAACGCAGCGTCACTGCAGTGGAGCTTTGCCAATGGGACAACTTCGTTGGAAACTAATCCAGAAGCTGTTTATCCTGCGGTTGGCACCTATAATGTTAAGCTAGTTGCTTCCAATCAAGCCGGGAAAGATAGTATCACTAAACAGGTAAGTATCACCCTTACCAAGCCTAAAGCCGATTTTACTTTTACAACGAGCAACCTGGAAGTACTACCCGTAACCATAACGACGACCAATACCACTGTGGGCGCTGCCGTTACCTATAGATGGTCGTTTGGGAACAGCTCTTCAACCCAACTCAACCCGACAACTGCCTTTACATCGGGAGGTATTTACACGATCAAGCTAGTGGCATCCAACGCGGGGGGCAGCGATAGTATAACCAAGCAAATCAGGATTTCTCCGTATCCACAAGCCTACTCTAGCTTCGATGCGCGGCTCCTCAACCTATATGCTTGGGAAGGAGCCAACGTGCTGCTCTTAGCGCGAAACAACACATTGAACCGGGCCACGATGTTCAAGTGGCTGAAAGCCATGGATGCCACCTATGCCTACTACAAGTTGTGCACTGGCAGAGATCCGGCTTTAAACCCACCTACCTACCTCAACAATCGCACAACCATAGCTGATGTAGCCACCACGTGTGGCGCAGGGTGCGGCTACTTAGGGGCAACCGGAATAGAGTTACAGAATACGTATTTTGATTTAACGTACAATGCGATTAACGCTACTAATCAGTATGATCAAATCCTTTTTTATGAATTCGGTCGGAATTTTTGGTTTTACGGTGGCAAACTAGCCTATAAAACCAACGACCCGATTACCACTGGGTACGCCGTGTTCATGCGCTTTATGGCCATGGAATCAGCCGGCGTAAACGGGGCTGCGTTCGGTCCGTGGACTTTCCCGACTTTCAGAGCCAACGTTGAAAACCTAATCAATATCTACCTAGCCACTCCATCACTCAACTGGGCAAATACGTTGGGGGTGGGGCAAGGTGTGCCAAACTCTGGCCTAGGAGCCACAGACTTGTTTGCCTCCTTTTGTTTTCGGTTACGGAGAGATTACGGTGGAGAACCCTTCATTCGTAACCTGTGGAAACAAGCGGGCTTGCGACCTAATGCTGTAACGACTCAGGATGCAGTAGACAACTTCTTCTTGGCCTCGTGCGCGGCAGCCAACAAGAATTTAACGGCTGTATTTCAATTATGGCGCTGGCCGCTCTCTGCCAGTGCCGTTACAGCCGCTTCGAATTACCCGTAG
- a CDS encoding SMODS-associated NUDIX domain-containing protein, translating to MGTIVVFLIQVYPLDKSPYAALSVSILVNLITTPLFAMLVQLFYNYHRIPLWFQSAWYWNKEVRLSISYLFRIQVNGKYLLVKNRKREYYQLVGGAYKAFDGAKTIFDKYGVKPDNRFKTTHGIAKSDLRFLVPGRWVIRMIDWFHSQKDRETSQWREFCEELLTTDILDKYLFRYVDYTYAGVVQTPMRKAKGLPNQEILIFELYDLLPSTEQQAALEQLFALGDTEKVKWASRELIDTLGTDHQKEITSYEIGAHTKWAINKRWSDD from the coding sequence ATGGGCACCATTGTGGTGTTCTTGATTCAGGTATATCCACTTGATAAAAGCCCTTATGCGGCTTTGTCGGTCAGTATCTTGGTAAACCTTATAACCACGCCGCTTTTCGCGATGCTGGTGCAACTGTTTTACAATTACCATCGCATTCCACTTTGGTTTCAGTCTGCGTGGTATTGGAACAAAGAGGTACGCTTATCAATATCCTATCTATTTCGCATTCAAGTCAATGGCAAGTATTTGCTTGTTAAAAATCGTAAGCGAGAATATTATCAGTTGGTCGGCGGAGCTTACAAAGCTTTTGATGGTGCAAAAACTATCTTCGATAAATATGGAGTAAAACCTGATAATCGGTTTAAAACGACGCATGGCATTGCTAAAAGCGATTTGCGCTTTCTAGTTCCTGGGCGCTGGGTAATAAGAATGATCGATTGGTTTCATTCTCAAAAAGATCGAGAAACCAGTCAATGGCGAGAGTTCTGCGAGGAATTATTAACTACCGATATATTAGACAAGTACCTGTTTAGGTATGTAGACTATACTTACGCAGGTGTCGTGCAGACACCAATGCGTAAAGCGAAAGGGCTTCCCAATCAAGAGATTTTGATTTTCGAGTTGTATGACTTGCTACCCAGTACAGAGCAACAGGCAGCACTAGAGCAGTTGTTTGCCTTAGGAGATACGGAGAAGGTAAAGTGGGCAAGCCGAGAGCTAATCGATACGCTTGGCACAGACCACCAGAAAGAAATAACGTCCTATGAAATTGGTGCGCATACCAAGTGGGCTATCAACAAACGGTGGAGCGATGACTGA